Proteins encoded within one genomic window of Schaalia sp. HMT-172:
- a CDS encoding glycosyltransferase: MVARSRMGGPWSRAQRVARAFQDGGHEVTLAWGDDGNCAGPIAPMLEIPVPSPLGLPEAIARHTFPLASRLGLMGRKPVHSFEEVLWLTGALDERYTRAAVDALRAHMRAIRPDVVYSEFNLAAIIAARAECIPCVGSASQPTTASYASNPRKSAGIRRLLREMGMPAPASSLTVLEGMRRRFIPSCPTLEPRAGERAVYCGFLDEPPTLTPTRRDCVLVYLGAGSVPAGVAVRAGRELAEALGCDVSVAGVPEAVHTARGHTVRCAPRFDFSELLPRARVFVHHGGQNSMMDALSYEVPQVIVPGRVFERQFNAEAVESARCGLTVREPKPALIARAARRLVDEPALTSGIRGLREELSSLGGAARIVREVEELVG; the protein is encoded by the coding sequence ATGGTTGCCCGCTCGCGGATGGGCGGGCCGTGGTCGCGCGCGCAGCGCGTCGCCCGCGCCTTCCAGGACGGTGGCCACGAGGTGACGCTGGCCTGGGGAGACGACGGCAACTGCGCCGGTCCCATTGCCCCGATGCTCGAGATTCCGGTGCCCTCACCTCTCGGCCTTCCCGAGGCCATCGCCCGCCACACCTTCCCCCTGGCCTCGCGCCTCGGCCTCATGGGCCGCAAGCCCGTGCATAGCTTCGAGGAGGTCCTCTGGCTGACCGGCGCCCTCGACGAGCGCTACACGCGCGCTGCCGTCGACGCGCTCCGCGCCCACATGCGTGCCATCCGCCCCGACGTCGTCTACTCCGAATTCAACCTCGCCGCCATTATCGCCGCCCGCGCCGAGTGCATCCCGTGCGTGGGCAGCGCCTCGCAGCCGACGACCGCCTCCTACGCTTCCAACCCGCGCAAATCCGCAGGAATTCGACGCCTGCTGCGCGAGATGGGAATGCCCGCCCCGGCCTCGTCCCTGACCGTTCTCGAGGGGATGCGGCGCCGCTTCATCCCAAGCTGCCCGACCCTGGAACCGCGGGCGGGGGAGCGGGCCGTCTACTGCGGGTTCCTCGACGAGCCGCCCACACTGACGCCGACGCGTCGCGATTGCGTGCTCGTCTACCTCGGCGCGGGCAGCGTCCCCGCGGGCGTGGCCGTGCGCGCCGGGCGAGAGCTCGCCGAGGCCCTCGGCTGCGACGTGTCCGTCGCGGGAGTGCCAGAGGCCGTCCATACCGCACGCGGCCACACGGTGCGCTGCGCGCCCCGCTTCGACTTCTCTGAGCTCCTGCCGCGAGCCCGCGTCTTCGTGCATCACGGAGGACAAAACTCGATGATGGACGCCCTGTCTTATGAAGTCCCCCAGGTGATCGTCCCGGGTCGCGTCTTCGAGCGGCAATTCAACGCCGAGGCCGTGGAAAGCGCGCGCTGCGGCCTGACCGTGCGCGAGCCCAAGCCGGCGCTCATTGCACGCGCCGCCCGCCGCCTCGTCGACGAACCCGCCCTGACCTCGGGAATCCGAGGGCTGCGCGAGGAGCTGTCCTCGCTCGGCGGAGCCGCGCGCATCGTGCGCGAGGTCGAGGAACTGGTCGGTTAG
- a CDS encoding TetR/AcrR family transcriptional regulator, translating to MPSSRQRALSRDIILSSALDLVDEEGLSALSLRSLGKRLGVSQAAFYRHFPDKAALLEGIAEQVWRLTFDSFLDQVDTGAFDPESTPTPAVSEPTGDTQASPLLAYMRTYAHCLASTLRSHPGAVMLLLTHPMSTPEQLSLLARVFVTLARRGFTPNADMLGLVNAVSIYTTAFVAAEVVPPVGGSPEQPADLSSASAALDPEDAQALRPLIEDLLDGRYDFNAQFERGLEAILRGWH from the coding sequence ATGCCGTCGTCACGTCAGCGCGCGCTATCGCGAGACATCATCTTGTCGAGCGCGCTCGACCTGGTCGACGAGGAGGGGCTCTCCGCTTTGTCTCTGCGGTCCCTGGGAAAGCGCCTCGGCGTCTCCCAGGCCGCTTTTTATCGTCATTTCCCCGACAAAGCGGCGCTCCTGGAGGGCATCGCCGAGCAGGTCTGGCGACTCACGTTCGACTCGTTCCTCGACCAAGTAGATACCGGTGCGTTCGACCCCGAATCGACACCCACGCCCGCGGTGAGCGAGCCGACCGGGGATACCCAGGCCTCGCCCCTGTTGGCCTACATGCGCACCTACGCGCATTGCCTGGCCTCCACGCTGCGCTCCCACCCGGGCGCAGTCATGCTGCTGCTCACGCACCCCATGTCGACGCCCGAGCAGCTGTCGCTCCTGGCGCGCGTGTTCGTGACGCTGGCGCGGCGCGGTTTCACGCCGAACGCCGACATGCTGGGTCTCGTCAACGCGGTGTCGATCTACACGACGGCCTTCGTCGCCGCCGAGGTCGTTCCGCCCGTGGGCGGTTCCCCCGAGCAGCCCGCCGACCTGTCGTCCGCGAGCGCCGCGCTCGATCCCGAGGATGCGCAGGCGCTGCGCCCGCTCATCGAGGACCTCCTGGACGGCCGCTACGATTTCAACGCCCAGTTTGAGCGGGGCCTGGAGGCGATCCTACGCGGCTGGCACTGA
- a CDS encoding ABC transporter permease gives MSQLKQIGAMTRLNIRLQLTDPAPTLILTVIPLVLIPFMMPAFKSMLLADGYAGVTGAEQAVPSIAILFSFLAVQNIIGSFFNERSWGTWERLEASPTSRASILTGKALVSFLMQTVQIAVVLALGALIFGYRPTGSLVALAAILLSFSAVLSALGVALALWSRSRDAALSLSNIIGMLAAGIGGSFSTVSSFPDWAQHAARLSPAYWAITAIHEVSLDGAGLADVGARIGVLWGFFAVIAGLALIQFRYHRE, from the coding sequence ATGTCGCAGCTTAAGCAAATCGGAGCCATGACCCGCCTCAACATCCGCCTACAGCTCACCGACCCAGCGCCCACGCTCATCCTGACGGTCATCCCCCTCGTCCTGATTCCCTTCATGATGCCGGCGTTCAAGTCGATGCTCCTGGCCGACGGCTACGCGGGCGTGACGGGCGCCGAGCAGGCGGTCCCGTCGATCGCGATCCTCTTTTCATTCCTGGCCGTGCAGAACATCATCGGCTCGTTCTTCAACGAGCGTTCGTGGGGCACGTGGGAGCGCCTCGAGGCCTCCCCGACCTCGCGCGCGTCCATTCTGACGGGCAAGGCCCTGGTCTCCTTCCTCATGCAGACCGTCCAGATCGCGGTTGTCCTCGCGCTCGGCGCCCTCATTTTCGGATACCGGCCGACCGGGTCCCTCGTCGCGCTCGCCGCGATTCTCCTCAGTTTCTCCGCGGTCCTATCGGCGCTCGGCGTCGCGCTCGCGCTGTGGTCGCGCAGCCGCGACGCGGCCCTGTCGTTGTCGAACATCATTGGCATGCTGGCGGCGGGCATCGGTGGGTCTTTCTCCACGGTCTCCTCGTTCCCGGATTGGGCGCAGCATGCCGCGCGCCTGTCCCCCGCCTACTGGGCGATCACCGCGATTCACGAGGTGAGCCTGGACGGGGCGGGACTTGCCGACGTCGGGGCGCGGATCGGCGTCCTGTGGGGTTTCTTCGCGGTGATCGCGGGGCTGGCACTGATACAGTTCCGGTATCACAGGGAGTAA
- a CDS encoding ABC transporter ATP-binding protein → MSHPHAPALEARGIRKSYAAHEVLRGVDLRVEPGQILGLLGRNGAGKSTLITILCGLRQADSGSASICGHRPSSVEAARLIGYAPQELGIYPDLSVAQNLAAFGELNGLTRRESASRAGEVMDLLGLTEKRGQRASHLSGGQQRRLHAGMAIMHRPRLVFMDEPTVGADVEARSQILGAVRQLAQDGAAIVYTSHYLAEFEELGSNIAILNEGRIVARGPLEDIISAHGRAEVTLEFDRPVPSIDGWSSDGRILRHIGDEADPGSRIGEALASPALQGARLTDVRITQASLHNAYLQIIKESDHVAA, encoded by the coding sequence GTGTCACATCCACACGCCCCGGCCCTGGAGGCTCGGGGGATCCGCAAGAGCTACGCCGCCCACGAGGTCCTGCGCGGGGTCGACCTGCGCGTCGAACCCGGTCAGATCCTCGGGCTACTCGGACGAAACGGGGCCGGCAAGTCCACGCTCATCACGATTCTGTGCGGGCTGCGCCAAGCCGACTCTGGAAGCGCCAGCATCTGCGGGCACCGCCCCTCCTCCGTCGAGGCCGCGCGTTTGATCGGCTACGCGCCACAGGAGCTGGGCATCTACCCCGACCTGAGCGTCGCCCAGAACCTGGCGGCCTTCGGCGAACTGAACGGGCTCACTCGACGCGAGTCGGCCTCGCGAGCAGGCGAGGTGATGGACCTCCTCGGCCTCACAGAGAAACGCGGTCAGCGCGCCTCGCACCTGTCGGGCGGGCAGCAGCGCAGGCTTCACGCGGGCATGGCGATCATGCACCGCCCGCGCCTGGTGTTCATGGACGAGCCGACCGTCGGCGCGGACGTGGAGGCGCGCAGCCAGATCCTGGGAGCGGTGCGCCAGCTCGCGCAGGATGGCGCGGCCATCGTCTATACCTCGCACTACCTCGCCGAGTTCGAGGAGCTCGGCTCCAACATCGCGATCCTGAACGAGGGACGCATCGTCGCGCGCGGTCCCCTCGAAGACATCATTTCCGCCCACGGGCGCGCCGAGGTCACCCTCGAGTTCGACCGTCCGGTTCCCTCAATCGATGGGTGGAGCTCCGACGGGAGGATCCTCCGGCACATCGGGGACGAGGCCGACCCGGGTTCGCGGATCGGCGAAGCCCTGGCCTCGCCCGCCCTTCAAGGGGCGCGCCTGACGGACGTCCGCATCACCCAGGCGAGCCTGCACAACGCGTACCTGCAGATCATCAAGGAGAGTGACCATGTCGCAGCTTAA
- the hemQ gene encoding hydrogen peroxide-dependent heme synthase: MPGLETYDAIMLLSYGGPNGEEDVLPFMRNATRGRGIPDERLLQVAAHYKRFGGVSPINACNQRLITDLSAELARRGHDIPVGWGNRNWHPFVAEGLDELAGAGARRILVLPTSAYASYSGCRQYREDLAEAAAALREKWGAIVLGAEDSADNPDADIVVDKVRPYYSTPGMASAQITSVRRAWEALTAHGVDPAGIRLIFVTHSIPVSMEAGSSPFPFRPSIDEAVVASDDRGEQQGSQASSPAGTPATEISYVAQHHALIAAIMPELRRVLGRADLGYDLVYCSRSGPPQARWLEPDVNDFLEEVAGGAAAWDTVNGKALSGAVVVPIGFICDHMEVVYDLDTEAKETAARLGIPYERADTVSTDPGFVSSLVDVLEERAAQARGENPARVTVTGTGPFHTVCPSDCCLSPARPGHPSPAAASAHPGTAHAPHSSGAPARAAGHPAPTQEDSMSTPHPHAVVPPQQNPENPGHPAGVPDRVGEHAARHQARHAGTEATPHSHARVTDPRDATDIDFDEVNNKQHYALYSVFALGESLPADDGERGRIVAESLDYVKGAGAEIRGFYDVSGFRAEADLMVWWLDDDPEVLQDAYHRLRASALGKFLDPVWSCMGLHTPAEFNKRHIPACFGGVAPRDWAMVYPFVRSYDWYLKAPEERARIMAEHGRNGFAQYPDVKGSTLSAFGFSDYEWVLAFEADSLDRLEGVMHAQRYTEARLYVREDTPFFTGPRVNLGEWAERQPRA; this comes from the coding sequence GTGCCAGGTCTGGAAACCTACGACGCGATCATGCTGCTGTCCTACGGTGGCCCGAACGGCGAGGAGGACGTCCTGCCGTTCATGCGCAACGCAACGCGTGGTCGCGGAATCCCCGACGAGCGCCTGCTCCAGGTCGCCGCCCACTACAAGCGCTTCGGCGGAGTCTCGCCCATCAACGCCTGCAACCAGCGCCTGATCACCGACCTCTCCGCGGAGCTTGCCAGGCGCGGGCACGACATCCCCGTCGGGTGGGGAAACCGCAACTGGCACCCCTTCGTCGCCGAAGGCCTCGACGAGCTCGCGGGGGCTGGTGCCCGGCGCATCCTCGTCCTGCCCACCTCCGCCTACGCCTCGTACTCGGGGTGCCGCCAGTACCGCGAAGACCTCGCCGAGGCCGCGGCGGCCCTGCGCGAGAAGTGGGGTGCCATCGTCCTGGGCGCCGAGGACAGCGCCGACAATCCTGACGCCGACATCGTCGTGGACAAGGTCCGCCCCTACTACTCGACCCCCGGTATGGCGAGCGCGCAGATTACATCCGTTCGGCGCGCGTGGGAGGCGCTAACGGCGCACGGCGTCGACCCGGCAGGGATTCGCCTGATCTTCGTCACCCACTCCATCCCTGTGAGCATGGAGGCGGGATCCTCGCCCTTCCCGTTCCGTCCCTCGATCGACGAGGCAGTGGTTGCCTCGGACGATCGTGGTGAGCAGCAGGGGAGCCAGGCCTCGTCGCCGGCGGGAACCCCCGCAACCGAAATCAGCTACGTCGCCCAGCACCACGCCCTCATCGCCGCGATTATGCCGGAGCTGCGCCGCGTCCTCGGGCGCGCGGACCTGGGCTACGACCTCGTGTATTGCTCGCGTTCCGGCCCCCCGCAGGCCCGATGGCTCGAGCCCGATGTCAACGACTTCCTTGAGGAAGTCGCGGGCGGTGCCGCGGCCTGGGATACCGTGAATGGAAAGGCGCTGAGTGGCGCCGTCGTCGTCCCCATCGGGTTCATCTGCGACCACATGGAGGTCGTTTACGACCTCGACACCGAGGCGAAGGAGACCGCCGCGCGCCTGGGTATTCCCTACGAGCGCGCCGACACGGTCTCCACCGACCCGGGCTTCGTGTCCTCTCTGGTCGACGTGCTCGAAGAGCGCGCCGCCCAGGCGCGAGGCGAGAATCCCGCGCGCGTCACCGTGACGGGCACCGGACCCTTCCACACCGTCTGCCCGAGCGACTGCTGCCTCTCCCCGGCGCGCCCCGGGCACCCCTCACCCGCCGCCGCGAGCGCCCACCCCGGCACCGCACACGCCCCTCATTCTTCCGGCGCGCCCGCCCGAGCCGCCGGTCACCCAGCCCCAACCCAGGAGGACTCCATGTCTACCCCGCATCCCCACGCCGTCGTGCCGCCCCAGCAGAACCCGGAGAACCCGGGACATCCCGCGGGAGTGCCGGACCGTGTCGGTGAGCACGCCGCGCGCCACCAGGCCCGCCACGCGGGCACCGAGGCGACGCCCCACTCGCACGCCCGCGTCACTGACCCGCGCGACGCCACCGACATCGACTTCGACGAGGTCAACAACAAGCAGCACTACGCCCTCTACTCCGTGTTCGCGCTGGGGGAGTCCCTGCCCGCCGACGACGGTGAGCGCGGCCGCATCGTCGCCGAATCCCTGGACTACGTGAAGGGCGCGGGCGCGGAAATCCGCGGCTTCTACGACGTGTCCGGCTTCCGCGCCGAGGCGGACCTGATGGTCTGGTGGCTCGACGATGACCCGGAGGTCCTCCAGGACGCCTACCACCGCCTGCGCGCGAGCGCGCTCGGCAAGTTCCTGGATCCGGTGTGGTCCTGCATGGGCCTGCATACCCCCGCCGAGTTCAACAAGCGCCACATTCCCGCTTGCTTCGGCGGCGTCGCGCCCCGCGACTGGGCGATGGTCTATCCCTTCGTGCGCTCCTACGACTGGTACCTCAAGGCCCCTGAAGAGCGCGCCCGCATCATGGCCGAACATGGCCGCAATGGCTTCGCTCAGTACCCGGATGTTAAGGGCTCGACCCTGTCTGCGTTCGGTTTCTCCGACTACGAGTGGGTGCTCGCGTTCGAGGCCGACAGCTTGGACCGCCTGGAGGGCGTCATGCACGCTCAGCGCTACACCGAGGCGCGCCTCTACGTGCGCGAGGACACCCCGTTCTTCACGGGTCCGCGCGTGAACCTCGGCGAGTGGGCGGAGCGCCAGCCCCGCGCATAA
- a CDS encoding esterase family protein, whose product MTTIVTSLAVAASMLSLAGLAALTLPSAHEQRDPSPIAYDEDEDPMSEAVAALLDTASSLHGSIDTLTYEQRYEGQTYSKQAFIYVPASYSPGTPANVLYLTHGWWGNAAGLADGVAPVVDELETSGEVAPTIVVFATYYPDRSFATDDYEDDYALNRFFATNEIDTLMNAVETRYTTFAHGDTSDASLRASRRHRAFGGFSMGATTTWDAFALRPQYFYGYMPMAGESWIGREEDADEERLAELVTAGAVREGYGPGDFRILASVGSEDPALWDMTPQLDELHQDYPNLMTESSLQLWIDDGESHSSTSVANQVEHNLPLLFPST is encoded by the coding sequence ATGACAACCATCGTCACCTCGCTCGCGGTCGCGGCCTCCATGCTCAGCCTCGCAGGCCTCGCGGCACTCACCCTTCCCTCGGCACACGAACAGCGGGATCCCTCTCCCATCGCCTACGACGAGGACGAGGACCCCATGTCCGAGGCCGTCGCTGCCCTACTCGACACGGCCTCGTCCCTGCATGGGTCGATCGACACCCTCACCTACGAGCAGCGCTACGAGGGACAGACCTACAGCAAGCAAGCCTTCATCTACGTGCCCGCCTCCTACTCGCCGGGCACGCCCGCGAACGTCCTCTACCTGACGCACGGATGGTGGGGCAACGCGGCGGGCCTGGCCGACGGGGTCGCTCCGGTCGTCGACGAGCTGGAGACGTCGGGCGAGGTGGCACCCACGATCGTCGTGTTTGCGACCTACTACCCGGACAGGTCGTTCGCGACCGACGACTACGAGGACGATTACGCCCTCAATCGTTTCTTCGCGACGAACGAGATCGACACGCTCATGAACGCGGTTGAAACACGCTACACAACCTTCGCGCACGGCGACACCTCCGACGCTTCCCTTCGAGCCTCGCGCAGGCACCGCGCGTTCGGCGGCTTCTCGATGGGCGCGACGACCACCTGGGACGCGTTCGCGCTGCGCCCCCAGTACTTCTACGGGTACATGCCGATGGCGGGCGAATCCTGGATTGGGCGCGAGGAAGACGCCGACGAGGAGCGGCTCGCCGAGCTCGTCACCGCGGGGGCAGTGCGCGAGGGCTACGGGCCGGGAGATTTCCGCATCCTGGCCTCGGTCGGCTCCGAAGACCCCGCGCTGTGGGACATGACCCCGCAGCTTGACGAGCTCCACCAGGACTACCCCAACCTGATGACCGAATCCAGCCTGCAGCTATGGATCGACGACGGGGAGTCACACTCGAGCACGTCCGTCGCCAACCAGGTTGAACACAACCTGCCGCTCCTGTTCCCCTCCACGTAG
- a CDS encoding uracil-DNA glycosylase family protein: MTPEITDPRFQKIAEEIAADPANASYTKRGVGPLFYAGPQCRIMIVGQAPGRVAEETGIVWNDRSGDRLRDWMGVDRDTFYHSGKLAIVPMDFYFPGTGKSGDLAPRKDFADTWHPRLLELMPKLEMTILVGAYATRRYLDLKSSASLTDVVRDYKRYLPTYFPLVHPSPRNQMWMKKNPWFASDVLPDLKKQVAALMA; the protein is encoded by the coding sequence ATGACCCCTGAGATCACGGATCCGCGCTTCCAGAAAATCGCCGAGGAGATTGCCGCAGACCCGGCCAACGCCTCGTACACGAAGCGAGGCGTGGGGCCGCTGTTCTACGCGGGGCCTCAGTGTCGCATCATGATCGTCGGCCAGGCACCCGGGCGCGTCGCCGAGGAAACCGGCATCGTGTGGAACGACCGCAGCGGCGACCGTCTGCGCGACTGGATGGGCGTCGACCGCGATACGTTCTATCACTCGGGCAAACTCGCAATCGTCCCCATGGACTTCTACTTCCCGGGCACCGGAAAGAGTGGGGACCTGGCGCCGCGCAAGGACTTCGCCGACACGTGGCACCCGCGCCTGCTTGAGCTCATGCCGAAGCTCGAGATGACGATCCTCGTCGGCGCCTACGCGACCAGGCGCTACCTGGACCTGAAGTCCTCGGCCTCCCTCACGGACGTCGTGCGCGACTACAAACGCTATCTGCCCACGTACTTCCCGCTGGTCCACCCCTCGCCGCGCAACCAGATGTGGATGAAAAAGAACCCCTGGTTCGCCTCCGACGTGCTGCCCGACCTGAAGAAGCAGGTCGCCGCGCTCATGGCCTGA
- the arfB gene encoding alternative ribosome rescue aminoacyl-tRNA hydrolase ArfB has protein sequence MDDLRIPAGPGCPHGLVVPAGELVERFSHASGPGGQGVNTADSRVQLSLDLGATSALNDRQRERALRELGDRLTGSVLTVTASENRSQRRNRAAARERLAHVLRSALTPPTPRRATKPTRASKLRRLADKKRRAEVKARRRRPDAE, from the coding sequence ATGGACGATCTGCGCATTCCCGCTGGGCCCGGCTGCCCGCACGGCCTCGTCGTGCCCGCGGGGGAGCTGGTCGAGCGCTTTTCGCACGCGTCGGGTCCCGGCGGTCAGGGCGTCAACACGGCGGATTCGCGGGTTCAGCTGAGCCTGGATCTGGGCGCGACGAGCGCGTTGAACGATCGTCAGCGCGAGCGCGCCCTGCGAGAGTTGGGCGATCGTCTGACCGGTAGCGTCCTGACCGTCACCGCCTCGGAGAATCGCTCCCAGCGCCGCAACCGCGCCGCCGCGCGTGAACGCCTCGCGCACGTCCTGCGTTCAGCGCTCACCCCGCCCACGCCTCGTCGAGCCACGAAGCCGACGCGCGCGTCCAAGCTGCGCCGCCTCGCCGACAAGAAGAGGCGCGCCGAGGTCAAGGCGCGCAGGCGCCGCCCCGACGCGGAGTGA
- a CDS encoding class I SAM-dependent methyltransferase produces the protein MSTQNSTINRDSQAYWNKRATTFTRDATSDYERWLLDLLALEAGEEVLDMGCATGTLAVPLARAGHRVHGCDFAEAMLAILEERAAAENLPITSHLLAWEDDWENAGLGENSVDVAFASRSLMSGDVSACVRKLDAAARSRAAVVVPDSLLPSRDPRLLTYLGRTARPPRIVRDVTRALAAMGRTPVGARTQTFRPMRFSSVDEARSDLRRLAGPEPFTAREQRLFDAYVAQHVVREAPTDPTEVTEEHWVLDYRLPVTWVFIGWRTDGSAWA, from the coding sequence ATGTCGACACAGAACAGCACAATCAACCGGGACTCGCAGGCCTATTGGAACAAGCGGGCGACGACGTTCACGAGAGACGCGACCAGCGACTACGAGCGATGGCTCCTCGATCTGCTCGCGCTCGAAGCGGGCGAGGAGGTCCTCGACATGGGGTGCGCGACGGGCACGCTCGCCGTCCCCCTGGCCCGCGCCGGGCACCGCGTCCACGGCTGCGACTTCGCCGAGGCCATGCTGGCGATCCTCGAGGAGCGCGCGGCCGCGGAGAATCTGCCGATCACCTCCCACCTGCTCGCCTGGGAGGACGACTGGGAGAATGCGGGCCTGGGTGAGAACAGTGTGGATGTCGCCTTCGCGTCACGTTCCCTCATGAGCGGGGACGTGTCCGCTTGCGTGCGCAAGCTCGACGCGGCTGCGCGCTCGCGTGCGGCGGTCGTCGTGCCCGACAGCCTGCTCCCCTCCCGTGACCCGCGCCTGCTTACCTACCTCGGGCGCACTGCGCGTCCACCGCGCATCGTCCGCGACGTGACCCGCGCACTGGCTGCCATGGGCCGGACCCCGGTAGGCGCGAGGACCCAGACCTTCCGGCCGATGCGTTTTTCTTCCGTCGACGAGGCCCGCTCGGACCTTCGTCGCCTGGCTGGCCCCGAGCCGTTCACTGCACGCGAGCAGCGACTGTTTGACGCATACGTGGCACAGCATGTCGTGCGTGAGGCTCCCACTGATCCCACAGAGGTGACAGAGGAGCACTGGGTCCTCGACTATCGCCTGCCTGTCACCTGGGTGTTCATCGGCTGGCGCACCGACGGGAGCGCATGGGCGTAG
- a CDS encoding Fic family protein: MSETEIGARRSALLMRLRDERDAGVRGGVYHRLQVEMTYNSNHIEGSQLSEEQTRLIFETATVGGEGLRVDDIIEARNHFRAIDRVIECAGTPIGEEYVKDLHRILKQGSTQADLDWFAVGDYKCLPNEVAMRETSAPADVAEHMRPLFECVNDVDSLAQILDWHVRFERIHPFQDGNGRVGRLLMLQQCLAAGVVPFIITDDLKAFYYRGLERWGDENGFLMDTCLSAQDCFAVMLDYFRVPYERSDN, translated from the coding sequence GTGAGCGAAACTGAGATCGGCGCGCGTCGTTCGGCGCTGCTGATGCGGCTTCGCGACGAGAGAGATGCAGGTGTGCGTGGGGGCGTCTACCACCGCCTACAGGTGGAGATGACCTACAACTCCAATCACATCGAGGGTTCTCAGCTGTCCGAGGAACAGACCCGTCTTATTTTCGAGACGGCGACTGTTGGCGGCGAGGGCCTGAGAGTCGATGACATTATCGAGGCGCGGAACCACTTCCGCGCTATCGATCGTGTCATCGAATGCGCCGGAACTCCTATCGGCGAGGAATATGTGAAGGATCTGCATCGCATACTGAAGCAGGGGAGCACCCAGGCTGATCTTGATTGGTTTGCGGTCGGCGATTACAAGTGTCTGCCGAACGAGGTCGCAATGCGTGAGACGAGCGCGCCCGCTGATGTTGCTGAGCATATGCGGCCTCTGTTCGAGTGCGTCAACGATGTTGATTCTCTCGCGCAGATCCTGGACTGGCATGTGCGCTTCGAACGCATCCATCCTTTCCAGGATGGTAACGGGCGGGTTGGTAGGCTCCTCATGCTTCAGCAGTGCCTCGCCGCGGGAGTCGTCCCGTTCATCATCACCGACGATCTGAAGGCCTTCTACTACCGAGGTCTGGAGAGGTGGGGTGACGAGAATGGTTTCCTCATGGATACGTGCCTGAGTGCGCAGGACTGTTTCGCGGTGATGCTCGATTACTTCCGGGTCCCCTACGAGCGTTCGGATAACTAG
- a CDS encoding nitroreductase, producing MTLNGEMNEFSALAASRRSTRAFTDREIPAGVIDAILADATTAPSWSNTRAFRVAIASGARAQRLRERFGKLFDEEIEAHTRKATDPDVEIPVPDGDFPVRKRYPDELRPAQIEVAKLLYGTYGVERADIEGRNRVNRRNVMAFDAPVMGFVFVHEDMLPWSAMDAGLMLQTLFLSAKSRGIDSCPVGILATWRTPVDEEFEIPEGYKFITGFALGYADPDAPINSMQAPRPPIQLLEGK from the coding sequence ATGACACTCAACGGAGAGATGAACGAATTTTCTGCCCTGGCCGCCTCCCGTCGTTCGACCCGCGCCTTCACGGATCGCGAGATCCCTGCTGGCGTCATCGACGCGATCCTCGCTGACGCGACGACGGCGCCGTCCTGGTCGAACACCCGCGCCTTCCGCGTCGCGATCGCATCCGGTGCGCGTGCCCAGCGCCTGCGCGAGCGCTTCGGGAAACTGTTTGACGAGGAGATCGAGGCTCACACCCGCAAGGCCACTGACCCCGACGTAGAGATTCCCGTCCCGGATGGCGACTTCCCGGTGCGCAAGCGCTATCCAGACGAGCTGCGTCCCGCCCAGATCGAGGTCGCGAAGCTCCTGTATGGCACCTACGGCGTGGAGCGCGCCGACATCGAGGGGCGTAATCGCGTCAACCGTCGCAACGTGATGGCATTCGACGCGCCCGTCATGGGTTTTGTCTTCGTTCACGAGGACATGCTGCCATGGAGCGCCATGGACGCTGGCCTCATGCTTCAGACCCTGTTCCTGTCCGCCAAGTCGCGCGGCATCGACTCGTGCCCGGTCGGCATCCTGGCCACCTGGCGCACCCCCGTCGATGAGGAGTTCGAGATCCCCGAAGGCTACAAATTCATCACCGGCTTCGCCCTCGGCTACGCCGATCCGGACGCGCCGATCAATTCGATGCAGGCGCCGCGCCCGCCGATCCAGCTCCTCGAAGGCAAGTAA
- a CDS encoding type II toxin-antitoxin system Phd/YefM family antitoxin, translated as MNTLATTLSTRELRANLSEVLGRASYGGERIGVTKNGRLTAIVIGVDDLLALEELEDARDLAAFREAVRNDDGQRVSLADLRAELND; from the coding sequence ATGAACACACTTGCCACAACCCTATCGACTCGCGAGCTGCGCGCGAACCTGTCCGAGGTCCTCGGGCGAGCTTCCTACGGCGGCGAACGCATTGGCGTGACGAAGAACGGACGCCTCACTGCGATCGTGATTGGCGTCGACGACTTGTTGGCCCTGGAAGAACTCGAGGATGCGCGCGATCTCGCGGCCTTCCGGGAGGCGGTGCGCAACGACGACGGGCAGCGCGTGAGCCTGGCCGACCTGCGCGCTGAGCTCAACGACTAG